In the Moraxella osloensis genome, one interval contains:
- a CDS encoding D-amino acid dehydrogenase, translating into MRVLVLGSGVIGVTSAYYLAKQGVEVTVIDRQAGAAQETSFGNAGQISPGYSTPWAAPGIPLKAVKWLFQQHAPLAIKLDGSLWQLQWMLQMLKNCNAKRYAINKERMVRVAEYSRDCLQQLRQDTGIHYENRSQGTLQVFRKPAQLEAVQQDIKVLQDSGVPFKLIDNSKALAEIEPALANATDKLVGGLHLPHDETGDCFLFCQTLAQQAKALGVKFLYNQTIEKLVVDAGAIKGVMVNGELLTADQYVLALGSYSRALLQPLQLNLPVYPVKGYSLTVPIINADLAPQSTVLDETYKIAITRFDSRIRVGGMAELSGFDVSLNPQRRATLEMVTQDLFAGGDLPNASFWTGLRPMTPDSTPIIGATRYRNLFLNTGHGTLGWTMACGSGKLISDLVLGKTPDIRIDGLSLQRYF; encoded by the coding sequence ATGCGCGTATTGGTACTGGGTAGTGGCGTGATTGGGGTGACAAGTGCCTATTATTTAGCCAAGCAAGGCGTAGAAGTCACGGTGATTGACCGCCAAGCGGGTGCCGCACAAGAAACCAGTTTTGGCAATGCTGGGCAAATCTCCCCTGGCTACTCTACCCCTTGGGCAGCGCCTGGTATTCCATTGAAGGCGGTTAAATGGTTATTCCAACAACACGCTCCTTTAGCCATCAAATTAGATGGTAGTCTGTGGCAGTTACAATGGATGCTACAAATGCTCAAAAACTGCAATGCCAAGCGCTATGCCATCAACAAAGAGCGCATGGTACGAGTGGCAGAATACAGCCGCGACTGTCTGCAGCAGTTGCGTCAAGACACCGGTATTCACTACGAAAACCGCTCACAAGGCACCTTACAGGTTTTTCGCAAACCCGCCCAACTAGAGGCTGTACAGCAAGATATTAAGGTGTTGCAAGATTCAGGCGTGCCTTTTAAGCTGATTGACAACAGCAAGGCGTTGGCTGAGATTGAGCCCGCGTTGGCAAATGCCACTGATAAGCTGGTTGGTGGATTGCATTTGCCGCATGATGAAACAGGCGATTGCTTTTTGTTTTGCCAAACATTAGCGCAGCAAGCCAAAGCGCTGGGGGTGAAATTTTTATACAATCAAACCATCGAAAAACTGGTAGTGGACGCTGGGGCGATTAAAGGGGTGATGGTAAATGGTGAATTATTAACGGCAGACCAGTATGTATTGGCGTTGGGCAGTTATTCGCGGGCGCTTTTGCAACCGCTACAGCTTAATCTGCCTGTATACCCTGTCAAAGGCTATTCACTGACTGTGCCGATCATCAATGCTGATTTAGCGCCCCAATCAACGGTACTGGATGAAACCTATAAAATCGCCATTACTCGCTTTGATAGCCGCATTCGCGTGGGTGGTATGGCAGAATTAAGTGGTTTTGATGTAAGTCTAAACCCCCAGCGCCGTGCCACACTCGAAATGGTCACGCAGGACTTATTCGCAGGCGGTGATTTGCCAAACGCAAGTTTTTGGACAGGGCTACGTCCGATGACCCCAGATAGCACGCCCATCATTGGCGCGACTCGGTATCGCAATTTATTTTTGAACACAGGACATGGCACATTGGGTTGGACAATGGCGTGTGGCTCTGGCAAATTAATCAGCGATTTGGTGCTCGGCAAAACGCCTGATATTCGCATTGACGGCTTATCATTACAGCGTTATTTCTAG
- the trxB gene encoding thioredoxin-disulfide reductase: MSEIIHHQLIILGSGPAGYSAAVYAARANLKPVIITGMQTGGQLTTTTEVDNWPGDPQGLTGPDLMVRMQAHAERFGTQLVYDHINQVNLTQRPFTLVGNSATYTCDALIVATGASAQYLGLASEQKFMGLGVSACATCDGFFYRGKPVVVIGGGNTAVEEALYLSNIASHVTLVHRRDKLKSEKILQDQLFEKQKNGNVTIEWNSQVKEVVGDDAGVTGVVIENLQDQSTKTINAPGMFVAIGHKPNTDIFQDQLEMNNGYIVVKSGLDGNATATSVEGVFACGDVADHIYRQAITSAGTGCMAALDAEKYLDIVNLANANTTVSANTSAV, encoded by the coding sequence ATGTCAGAAATTATCCATCACCAACTTATTATTTTGGGTTCAGGTCCAGCGGGTTATTCTGCCGCCGTGTATGCAGCGCGCGCCAATTTAAAACCGGTCATTATCACAGGTATGCAGACTGGTGGGCAGTTGACTACCACCACTGAAGTTGATAACTGGCCTGGCGATCCACAAGGCTTGACAGGTCCTGACTTGATGGTACGCATGCAAGCCCATGCCGAGCGTTTTGGCACCCAACTGGTGTATGACCATATCAACCAAGTGAACCTAACTCAGCGACCTTTCACCTTAGTCGGCAATAGCGCCACTTACACCTGTGATGCGCTCATTGTAGCGACAGGGGCATCAGCGCAATACTTGGGTCTCGCCTCTGAACAAAAATTTATGGGGCTTGGCGTTTCTGCCTGTGCGACCTGTGATGGGTTCTTCTATCGCGGCAAGCCTGTGGTGGTGATTGGCGGTGGCAACACAGCGGTTGAAGAAGCCTTGTATCTATCAAACATTGCAAGCCACGTCACCCTAGTGCATCGACGTGATAAATTAAAATCAGAAAAAATTCTGCAAGACCAATTATTTGAAAAACAAAAAAATGGCAATGTGACCATCGAATGGAACAGCCAAGTCAAAGAAGTGGTGGGTGATGACGCAGGCGTGACAGGTGTGGTGATTGAAAACCTCCAAGACCAGTCTACCAAAACCATCAACGCGCCTGGTATGTTCGTGGCGATCGGGCACAAACCCAACACCGATATTTTCCAAGATCAGCTTGAGATGAATAATGGCTATATCGTGGTCAAAAGCGGTCTAGATGGCAATGCCACGGCGACAAGTGTTGAAGGCGTGTTTGCCTGTGGGGATGTGGCAGATCATATCTATCGCCAAGCGATCACCTCGGCAGGCACCGGCTGTATGGCGGCATTGGATGCAGAAAAATATTTAGATATCGTTAATCTAGCGAATGCCAATACCACGGTATCAGCCAATACCTCTGCTGTTTAG
- a CDS encoding winged helix-turn-helix transcriptional regulator, with protein MRNLDRTDRLILEILQQQARISISELAAKVNLSTTPCSDRVKRLEREGIITGYHARLNPNLVNKSLLVFLEIKLSTKSGDVFEQVSKKLSEIPEILECHLISGEFDFLVKARLKEMSSYRKLLGNILKQLPAAVETHSLIVMEEIKESLHLDVTMT; from the coding sequence ATGCGTAATTTAGACCGTACCGACCGTTTAATCCTTGAAATCTTGCAACAGCAAGCCCGAATTTCTATCAGCGAATTGGCTGCCAAAGTTAACCTATCAACCACGCCTTGCTCAGACAGGGTTAAGCGCTTGGAGCGTGAAGGTATTATCACAGGTTATCATGCGCGGTTAAATCCAAATTTGGTCAATAAAAGCTTGTTGGTGTTTTTGGAGATAAAGTTATCCACCAAGTCAGGTGATGTCTTTGAGCAAGTGAGCAAAAAATTGTCAGAAATTCCAGAGATACTGGAATGTCATTTGATTTCGGGTGAGTTTGATTTTTTGGTCAAAGCGCGGCTAAAAGAGATGAGTTCTTACCGTAAGTTACTGGGCAATATCTTAAAACAATTGCCAGCGGCGGTGGAAACCCACAGTTTGATTGTGATGGAAGAGATTAAAGAAAGCTTGCATTTGGATGTGACAATGACCTAA
- the aat gene encoding leucyl/phenylalanyl-tRNA--protein transferase encodes MPLPNHPPLQQPFGCRYQFPDPMVADPDGEGLIALGGDLAADTLMCAYRQGMFPWFNEGEPIAWWSPDPRCIIYPSDFCASKTLKRRIKNAGWTFSLNLAFAEVIAACADTRTYAEASGSATWISPAMIEAYTALHAEQVAYSVEIWDDDELIGGLYGLKLGQAFFGESMFHRVTDASKAAFFVLMQLCAHSQFAWVDCQLPNPHLLRLGASILPRAEFLAGLAQQLALPSIDWSSICGQKLPLNQLLNEDFMTYYLPPSAQI; translated from the coding sequence ATGCCATTGCCAAATCACCCCCCATTACAGCAACCTTTCGGTTGCCGTTATCAATTTCCCGACCCGATGGTGGCAGACCCTGACGGTGAAGGCTTGATTGCGCTGGGGGGTGATTTGGCAGCTGATACCTTAATGTGTGCTTATCGCCAAGGCATGTTTCCTTGGTTTAATGAAGGCGAGCCCATCGCTTGGTGGTCACCCGATCCGCGCTGTATTATTTATCCTAGTGATTTTTGCGCCAGTAAAACCCTGAAACGGCGTATCAAAAATGCAGGTTGGACGTTTTCCCTCAATCTTGCCTTTGCTGAGGTCATTGCCGCCTGTGCCGATACCCGCACCTATGCCGAAGCTTCTGGATCAGCCACTTGGATCAGCCCCGCTATGATTGAAGCGTATACGGCGCTCCATGCCGAGCAAGTCGCTTACAGTGTCGAGATTTGGGATGATGATGAGCTGATTGGTGGTCTCTATGGGCTAAAGTTAGGACAAGCATTTTTTGGTGAAAGTATGTTTCACCGAGTGACAGATGCGTCTAAAGCGGCTTTTTTTGTGTTAATGCAGCTGTGTGCACATTCCCAATTTGCTTGGGTGGACTGTCAGTTGCCCAACCCACATTTGTTGCGTTTAGGTGCCTCCATTCTGCCCAGAGCGGAATTTTTAGCTGGGCTTGCGCAACAATTAGCGCTACCGAGTATTGATTGGTCATCGATTTGCGGTCAAAAATTACCACTTAATCAACTGTTAAATGAGGATTTTATGACTTATTATCTACCGCCATCTGCGCAAATCTAG
- the tuf gene encoding elongation factor Tu, protein MAKAKFERTKPHVNVGTIGHVDHGKTTLTAAIATVAAKHNGGEAKDYASIDSAPEEKARGITINTSHIEYDTQARHYAHVDCPGHADYVKNMITGAAQMDGAILVVSATDGPMPQTREHILLSRQVGVPYIMVFMNKCDMVDDEELLELVEMEVRELLSSYDFPGDDTPIIKGSALEALNGGEGKYGEPAVLELLDTLDSYIPEPERAIDKPFLMPIEDVFSISGRGTVVTGRVESGVIKVGEEIEIVGIKPTTKTTCTGVEMFRKLLDEGRAGENCGVLLRGTKREDVQRGQVLAKPGSIKPHTKFDAEVYVLSKEEGGRHTPFLNGYRPQFYFRTTDVTGAIQLPEGTEMVMPGDNVEMNVELIHPIAMDQGLRFAIREGGRTVGAGVVAKVND, encoded by the coding sequence TTAACGTAGGCACCATTGGACACGTTGACCATGGTAAAACAACCCTAACAGCTGCGATTGCAACTGTAGCAGCAAAACACAACGGTGGTGAAGCCAAAGACTACGCGTCAATTGACTCAGCCCCTGAAGAAAAAGCCCGTGGTATCACCATCAACACCTCACACATTGAATATGACACCCAAGCACGTCACTACGCACACGTAGACTGTCCTGGCCATGCTGACTATGTTAAAAACATGATCACCGGTGCCGCACAGATGGACGGCGCTATCCTAGTTGTATCAGCCACTGACGGCCCAATGCCACAAACCCGTGAACACATCCTACTATCACGCCAAGTAGGTGTACCATACATCATGGTATTCATGAACAAATGTGACATGGTTGATGACGAAGAACTACTAGAACTCGTCGAAATGGAAGTACGTGAACTACTATCGAGCTACGACTTCCCTGGCGATGACACCCCAATCATCAAAGGTTCTGCCCTAGAAGCCCTAAACGGCGGCGAAGGCAAATACGGTGAACCAGCTGTACTAGAACTACTTGACACCCTAGACAGCTACATCCCAGAACCAGAACGTGCGATTGACAAACCATTCTTGATGCCAATCGAAGACGTATTCTCGATCTCTGGTCGTGGTACAGTCGTAACCGGTCGTGTAGAATCAGGCGTCATCAAAGTTGGTGAAGAAATTGAAATCGTTGGTATCAAACCAACCACCAAAACCACCTGTACTGGCGTTGAAATGTTCCGTAAACTGCTAGACGAAGGTCGTGCAGGCGAGAACTGTGGTGTACTACTACGTGGTACCAAACGTGAAGACGTACAACGTGGTCAAGTATTGGCTAAACCAGGTTCAATCAAACCACACACCAAATTTGATGCAGAAGTATACGTACTATCAAAAGAAGAAGGTGGTCGTCACACTCCATTCCTAAATGGTTACCGTCCACAATTCTACTTCCGTACTACTGACGTAACTGGCGCAATCCAATTACCAGAAGGTACAGAGATGGTAATGCCTGGCGATAACGTTGAAATGAACGTAGAGCTAATCCACCCAATCGCAATGGACCAAGGCTTACGCTTTGCAATCCGTGAAGGTGGCCGTACTGTAGGTGCGGGTGTTGTTGCTAAAGTTAACGACTAA
- the rimI gene encoding ribosomal protein S18-alanine N-acetyltransferase, giving the protein MTAIQIYKLDKTSIQHNTSKQVLAQLTQIESELFVHDAWSAAQINSLLAQPFNHIIYATDELNQQLIGYCFYSHIFEDAEILRIGTCLDYQQQGIASQLLTAMAQMCQVTGAERVLLEVREDNYAALAFYQKHGFEQIAIRKNYYDNHDMTKTHALIMQRKFNAKLNAK; this is encoded by the coding sequence ATGACTGCCATACAGATATATAAGTTAGATAAAACGAGCATACAACATAATACTTCGAAGCAAGTACTGGCGCAGCTGACACAAATTGAATCCGAGCTGTTTGTCCACGATGCTTGGTCGGCTGCGCAAATCAATTCCCTGCTGGCGCAGCCATTTAACCATATAATTTATGCGACAGACGAGCTGAATCAGCAATTGATTGGCTATTGTTTTTACAGCCACATATTTGAAGATGCGGAAATTTTAAGAATCGGAACTTGTCTTGATTATCAACAGCAAGGTATTGCAAGCCAATTGTTAACGGCTATGGCGCAAATGTGCCAAGTAACGGGTGCCGAGCGGGTGCTGTTAGAGGTAAGAGAAGATAATTATGCTGCCCTTGCATTTTATCAAAAACATGGGTTTGAACAGATTGCCATTCGCAAAAATTACTACGATAATCATGACATGACCAAAACCCATGCGTTAATTATGCAGCGCAAATTCAACGCTAAATTAAACGCTAAGTAG
- a CDS encoding arginyltransferase: MTLKPPHPPTSLALTSQLTPLHQCSYLPDRAARLELIELAKDEHLSTPIFSQFSRLGYRRSGQHLYRPVCFHCQRCISTRVVVNEFEPNRTQRKLWQKSHEMDVVITACDDADESHFILYARYICARHSDGDMYPPNLQGFKQFLQYSFTQSFFMEFWLHDKLVMVAVCDQLDDGISAVYTFYDPDATINSLGTLAILTQIDYVKRLGLPYLYLGFWVPDSDKMAYKSRFYPNELLINQHWHRFDEAVTAAQVEPLLQQAIKAHYLNMWNTT, translated from the coding sequence ATGACGTTAAAACCACCCCACCCCCCTACCAGTCTAGCATTGACCAGCCAATTGACGCCGCTGCATCAATGTAGTTATTTGCCGGATCGTGCCGCACGTTTAGAGCTGATTGAATTAGCAAAGGATGAACATTTAAGTACGCCTATTTTTTCTCAGTTTTCACGGCTCGGGTATCGGCGTAGTGGACAACATCTATATCGGCCTGTATGCTTTCATTGTCAACGCTGTATCTCTACACGTGTGGTAGTTAACGAGTTTGAACCCAATCGTACCCAGCGCAAACTGTGGCAAAAATCGCACGAGATGGATGTGGTAATTACGGCTTGTGACGATGCTGACGAATCGCATTTTATACTATATGCTCGCTATATCTGCGCTCGCCATAGTGATGGCGATATGTATCCACCCAATTTACAAGGGTTTAAACAGTTTCTACAATATAGCTTTACCCAGTCATTTTTTATGGAATTTTGGCTTCATGATAAATTAGTCATGGTAGCAGTTTGTGACCAATTAGATGACGGCATATCCGCGGTCTATACTTTCTATGATCCCGATGCAACCATAAACAGCTTAGGCACCCTTGCGATACTTACCCAGATTGATTATGTTAAACGTCTTGGATTACCTTATTTGTATTTAGGTTTTTGGGTACCAGATTCGGATAAGATGGCGTATAAATCGCGTTTTTATCCCAATGAATTATTAATCAATCAACACTGGCATCGCTTCGATGAGGCTGTCACAGCCGCGCAAGTTGAGCCACTGCTTCAACAGGCAATAAAAGCGCATTATCTAAACATGTGGAATACTACTTAG
- a CDS encoding RNA-guided endonuclease InsQ/TnpB family protein, with the protein MKTLKLRIRDKHADQLNRLSGSVNFVWNYVNDLSYRHLQKTGKFFSAYDLNDYTKGSGELLGLHSQTIQAISETHAKSRKQFKKSKLNWRTNNPKSKRKNLGWLPFKQSAIKHIATHQTGKKGIKSTLQLSLAKGQKLVIDLWDSYNLSLYQINTLEIVQDSRNRWYACITVKQYPKTTCGMGSVGIDLGLKDSATASNGDKLQIKQTLKYAKALATAQRAKNKQRVKAIHAKIKHTRQDLIHKFTTQLVKDNALIVVGDVRTTQFNSKKGKLAKSVYDAGWFELKRQLTYKCENAGCRFEIVNEKYTTQTCSCCGDMSSSLSGRAGLRIREWTCATCGTRHDRDINASKNILAVGLNRLVEGIPSL; encoded by the coding sequence ATGAAAACACTCAAGCTACGCATACGAGATAAACACGCAGACCAATTAAACCGCCTAAGCGGTTCGGTCAATTTCGTGTGGAATTATGTCAATGATTTGAGTTACAGACACCTACAAAAAACTGGCAAATTCTTTAGTGCTTATGACCTAAACGACTACACCAAAGGTAGCGGTGAGTTACTGGGCTTGCACTCACAAACTATTCAAGCTATCAGCGAAACCCACGCCAAAAGCCGTAAACAATTCAAAAAATCCAAACTTAACTGGCGAACCAACAACCCAAAATCAAAGCGTAAAAACTTAGGTTGGCTACCATTCAAACAATCCGCCATCAAACACATTGCCACACACCAAACTGGTAAAAAGGGCATAAAATCTACCTTACAACTATCTTTAGCCAAAGGGCAAAAGCTAGTCATTGATCTATGGGACAGCTACAACCTTAGCCTATATCAAATCAACACGCTGGAAATTGTCCAAGACAGCCGTAACCGTTGGTATGCCTGTATTACCGTCAAACAATACCCTAAAACTACTTGCGGAATGGGTAGCGTTGGGATTGATTTAGGCTTAAAAGACAGTGCCACCGCCTCAAATGGCGATAAACTACAAATCAAGCAAACGCTCAAATATGCCAAAGCGTTAGCCACCGCCCAACGTGCCAAAAACAAACAGCGTGTCAAAGCGATCCATGCCAAAATCAAACATACACGGCAAGACCTAATCCACAAATTCACCACCCAATTAGTCAAAGACAATGCCCTAATCGTGGTAGGTGACGTTAGAACTACCCAATTTAACAGTAAAAAAGGCAAACTAGCCAAATCGGTTTACGATGCAGGTTGGTTTGAACTCAAGCGACAACTGACCTACAAATGCGAGAACGCAGGTTGCCGTTTTGAAATCGTGAATGAGAAATACACTACCCAAACTTGCTCGTGCTGTGGCGATATGTCCAGTAGCTTGAGCGGTAGAGCAGGTTTGCGAATAAGAGAATGGACTTGTGCAACGTGTGGCACACGGCATGATAGAGATATCAATGCCAGTAAGAACATTCTTGCGGTTGGGCTTAACCGTCTTGTAGAAGGAATCCCCTCACTTTAG
- a CDS encoding DNA translocase FtsK — protein MSYYIRQSVLTIIWLIVALLLVMSLISYSANDPSWSHINSAVNEVSNLAGTGGAWLADILYAFLGAASWWLIVIACYEAWNVWRHDVEPNGLLRFLGYIFLIIATAGLTGVLSFGWLAQGMIGQIVGNGLSSLLTYWGTLLFLLVFIAITVTFTFDLHWHEILSGQAIRSRLQAEAADDDEANTKLKATAQEASQAKPNDTAQLPLPLASHDTEQAAYDSSHLADNEGFVGSPLDAFLDETGFSEIKDYEWLEENDATNPFKPVSSTYVANTKLTKKLDEKLQSKIIKKPFKMPTLNRPHSIQVDSQITEPTQTKQPSVDSVDVSQAMPTIDDASMMSAMSAASTGELADKRISEPMTGVEMAEQDTAIDVSDLDDLADSLDAGYELSQNPVLESSFEGIKTEGFEAESIEVEGIETPTPSVASLLGMRQVSPQAIANASNDSATAPVVTEFSTPAASPMPTQIARPAQAVTQIDTNEITPSIPTHSRPVESELLDQIEQPAATQVNQPLDINDDSLFSQKSRAMQTAAYRANLSPLPELSLLDLPDPDRKPSYSREQLQQLSALLEIKLQEFNIKAEVVNAQMGPVVTRFEVSLAPGLKASKVTGIAKDLARSLSMASVRVVEVIPGKPYIGIEVPNPQRQMVRLIELLKTEAYQDPDGLISMAMGKDIAGRPIIADLAKAPHMLVAGTTGSGKSVLVNSLLLSMLLKYTPEQLRLIMIDPKQLELANYGDIPHLLTPVVTDMTEAASALAWSVAEMERRYQLMSLFKVRKLDEFNKKIMAAEQSGEPLLDPLWRPNDSVSQDRAPKLKPLPQIVIVADEFADMIMQVGKQAEELITRLAQKSRAAGIHLILATQRPSVDVITGLIKANIPVRAALRVNSKVDSRTILDAGGAEDMLGHGDMLFLGPGQIEPNRVHGAFISDAEVNRVCDAWRERGAPNYIDNMFDNFELSSAPSGGDASGSSNGEEDPLYDDVVAFLLETRKVSASSIQRKFSIGYNRAARIVDAMEEAGLVSGMTKSGKRELLM, from the coding sequence TTGTCTTATTATATTCGTCAAAGTGTGCTTACGATTATCTGGCTAATCGTGGCATTGTTGTTAGTCATGTCCCTCATCAGTTATTCTGCCAATGATCCCAGTTGGTCGCATATCAATAGTGCGGTAAATGAAGTCAGTAACTTGGCAGGCACGGGTGGTGCGTGGCTGGCTGATATTTTGTATGCGTTTTTGGGTGCGGCAAGCTGGTGGCTCATCGTCATTGCCTGTTATGAAGCTTGGAATGTATGGCGCCATGATGTAGAGCCTAATGGCTTGTTACGTTTTTTGGGTTATATTTTTTTAATCATTGCCACCGCAGGGCTGACAGGCGTGTTATCGTTTGGCTGGTTGGCGCAAGGCATGATTGGGCAAATCGTCGGCAACGGGCTTAGTAGTTTATTAACCTACTGGGGGACTTTGTTGTTTTTATTGGTGTTTATTGCCATCACCGTGACGTTTACCTTTGATTTGCATTGGCATGAGATTTTATCAGGTCAAGCCATTCGCAGCCGCCTACAAGCTGAAGCCGCAGATGATGATGAAGCCAATACTAAGCTCAAAGCGACTGCTCAAGAAGCAAGCCAAGCAAAACCAAACGACACCGCGCAACTGCCTTTGCCATTAGCCTCCCATGACACAGAACAGGCCGCTTATGATAGTAGTCATCTAGCGGATAATGAGGGGTTTGTTGGTAGTCCGCTCGATGCGTTTTTGGATGAAACGGGCTTTAGTGAAATCAAAGATTATGAATGGCTCGAAGAAAACGATGCCACCAATCCATTTAAACCCGTCAGCTCAACCTATGTGGCAAACACCAAGCTGACCAAAAAACTCGATGAAAAACTGCAAAGTAAAATCATTAAAAAACCGTTTAAAATGCCTACCTTAAACAGACCCCATTCGATACAGGTAGACTCGCAAATCACTGAGCCAACTCAGACAAAGCAGCCTAGTGTAGATAGTGTAGACGTATCGCAAGCTATGCCAACTATCGATGACGCATCTATGATGTCTGCTATGTCTGCTGCAAGCACAGGGGAGCTAGCGGATAAACGAATCTCTGAGCCTATGACGGGTGTAGAGATGGCTGAACAGGACACGGCTATTGATGTATCAGATTTGGATGATTTAGCCGATAGCCTAGATGCGGGATATGAATTATCACAAAATCCTGTGCTAGAGTCATCATTCGAGGGCATTAAAACAGAGGGCTTTGAAGCAGAAAGTATTGAAGTAGAAGGCATTGAAACACCAACCCCCTCAGTCGCGTCACTATTGGGCATGCGACAAGTTTCACCGCAAGCTATTGCTAATGCCTCAAATGACAGTGCCACCGCACCGGTTGTAACGGAATTTTCGACCCCTGCAGCAAGTCCGATGCCAACCCAAATAGCACGTCCAGCGCAAGCCGTCACCCAGATTGATACCAACGAGATAACCCCTTCAATACCGACCCATAGTCGTCCAGTGGAATCTGAGCTACTCGACCAAATCGAACAGCCCGCAGCGACTCAGGTCAACCAGCCGCTCGATATCAATGATGATAGCCTGTTTAGTCAGAAATCGCGTGCCATGCAAACCGCAGCTTATCGTGCCAATTTAAGCCCGTTACCTGAGTTATCGCTGCTTGATTTGCCTGACCCTGACCGCAAGCCAAGCTATAGCCGCGAACAATTGCAGCAGTTATCAGCGCTATTAGAAATCAAGCTACAAGAATTTAATATCAAAGCAGAAGTGGTCAATGCGCAAATGGGTCCAGTGGTGACACGCTTTGAAGTGTCACTGGCGCCAGGGCTTAAAGCAAGCAAGGTGACGGGTATTGCCAAAGACTTGGCGCGCTCGCTATCCATGGCATCGGTGCGTGTGGTAGAAGTCATTCCAGGTAAACCTTATATCGGTATCGAAGTGCCCAATCCGCAGCGCCAAATGGTACGACTCATCGAACTGCTGAAAACAGAGGCTTATCAAGACCCCGATGGCTTAATCAGTATGGCAATGGGCAAAGATATTGCCGGTAGACCGATTATTGCGGATTTGGCGAAAGCGCCACACATGCTAGTCGCAGGTACCACAGGCTCAGGTAAATCAGTGTTGGTGAATTCGCTGTTATTGTCAATGCTGCTCAAATACACACCAGAGCAGCTGCGATTGATTATGATTGACCCCAAACAGCTCGAGCTTGCCAACTATGGCGATATTCCGCATCTGCTCACCCCCGTAGTCACCGATATGACCGAAGCAGCCAGTGCCTTGGCGTGGAGTGTGGCTGAGATGGAGCGTCGTTATCAGCTGATGTCATTATTCAAAGTGCGTAAACTGGATGAATTCAACAAAAAAATCATGGCAGCTGAACAAAGTGGTGAGCCGTTACTAGATCCACTGTGGCGACCCAATGACAGTGTCAGCCAAGATAGAGCGCCAAAATTAAAACCGTTACCACAAATTGTGATTGTGGCGGATGAGTTTGCCGACATGATTATGCAGGTGGGCAAACAAGCTGAGGAGTTGATTACGCGTTTGGCGCAAAAATCGCGCGCCGCAGGGATTCATTTGATTTTGGCGACCCAGCGCCCCTCAGTGGATGTGATTACTGGCTTGATTAAAGCCAATATTCCCGTCCGTGCCGCGCTTCGCGTCAACTCAAAAGTCGACTCGCGTACCATTTTGGATGCCGGTGGCGCAGAGGATATGCTTGGGCATGGGGATATGCTGTTTTTAGGACCTGGTCAAATCGAGCCTAACCGTGTACATGGTGCTTTTATCAGCGATGCGGAAGTCAACCGTGTATGTGATGCATGGCGCGAGCGTGGCGCACCTAACTATATTGATAATATGTTTGATAACTTTGAGCTAAGCTCAGCGCCAAGTGGTGGCGATGCTAGTGGGTCTAGCAATGGCGAAGAAGACCCGCTGTATGATGATGTAGTGGCGTTTTTGCTTGAAACCCGTAAGGTCTCTGCATCAAGTATTCAGCGCAAATTTAGTATCGGCTATAACCGCGCAGCACGTATCGTTGATGCCATGGAAGAGGCGGGCTTGGTGAGCGGCATGACCAAAAGTGGTAAACGTGAGCTATTAATGTAG
- a CDS encoding RidA family protein produces the protein MMTAQIQRFDSNDYLSEITIFNHVVYLAGQVPNTDTADIHTQTQEVLDNIDAMLAKANSDKSRLLTAQIFIKDLADFAVVNSMWGDWLTDCPKPTRATVKAELVNPLWKLEIVVVAAQNTLE, from the coding sequence ATCATGACCGCACAAATTCAACGATTTGATAGCAATGACTATCTAAGTGAAATTACCATTTTTAACCACGTGGTGTATCTCGCAGGACAAGTGCCAAATACCGACACTGCCGATATCCACACACAAACCCAAGAAGTGCTAGACAATATCGACGCCATGCTCGCCAAAGCCAATAGCGACAAATCACGTCTACTAACTGCTCAGATTTTTATCAAGGATTTGGCGGATTTTGCGGTGGTGAATAGCATGTGGGGCGACTGGTTAACCGATTGCCCAAAGCCTACCCGTGCCACAGTCAAAGCTGAATTGGTTAATCCATTGTGGAAATTAGAAATTGTCGTAGTCGCAGCGCAAAATACCCTAGAATAA